One segment of Pleomorphomonas sp. PLEO DNA contains the following:
- a CDS encoding argininosuccinate synthase, translated as MPQKIEKIVLSYSGGLDTSIILKWLQQTYQCEVVTFTADLGQSDELEQARQKAETLGVKDIRIVDVREEFVRDFVFPMFRANALYEGQYLLGSSIARPLIAKHLVGIAREVGADAIAHGATGKGNDQVRFELATNALDPSLRIIAPWREWSIQSRTELIEYARMHQIPVPKDKRGEAPFSIDANLLHTSTEGKVLENPAEIAPAYIYQRTVDPVDAPNEPEIVVVGFEKGDAISLNGEAMTPAALLTALNKLGGKHGIGRVDLVENRFVGIKSRGVYETPGGTILLAAHRGIESITLDRAAAHLKDEIMPRYAALIYNGFWYSPEREMLQALIDHSQTYVSGEVTVKLYKGSANVIARVSAHSLYSLDLVTFEEGSGTYDHHDAEGFIKLNGLRLKNWAARNGKSQSLLGSELMSTF; from the coding sequence ATGCCCCAAAAGATAGAGAAAATCGTGCTGTCCTATTCGGGAGGTCTGGACACCTCCATCATCCTCAAATGGTTGCAGCAAACCTATCAATGCGAGGTCGTGACCTTCACGGCCGATCTCGGACAGAGCGATGAGTTGGAACAAGCGCGTCAAAAGGCCGAGACGCTTGGCGTTAAAGACATTCGCATCGTCGATGTCCGTGAAGAGTTCGTCCGGGACTTTGTCTTCCCGATGTTCCGGGCGAACGCGCTCTATGAGGGGCAATATCTGCTTGGCTCGTCCATCGCTCGCCCGCTGATCGCCAAACATCTCGTCGGCATAGCCAGAGAGGTTGGCGCCGATGCCATCGCCCATGGCGCCACCGGCAAGGGCAACGACCAGGTTCGCTTTGAATTGGCGACCAATGCGCTCGATCCGTCGCTCAGGATCATTGCCCCCTGGCGCGAGTGGAGCATCCAGTCGCGCACGGAACTCATCGAATACGCCCGGATGCATCAGATTCCGGTGCCCAAGGATAAGCGGGGAGAGGCTCCGTTCTCCATCGACGCCAATCTCCTGCATACGTCGACGGAGGGCAAGGTTCTGGAAAATCCGGCCGAGATCGCGCCCGCCTATATCTATCAGCGCACGGTCGATCCCGTGGATGCGCCCAATGAGCCGGAAATCGTGGTCGTCGGCTTTGAGAAGGGAGATGCGATCTCCCTGAACGGCGAGGCGATGACACCCGCCGCCCTCCTCACAGCGCTCAATAAGTTGGGCGGCAAGCACGGCATTGGACGGGTCGACCTCGTTGAAAACCGCTTTGTCGGCATCAAGTCGCGCGGGGTCTACGAGACGCCGGGCGGCACGATCCTGCTGGCCGCTCATCGCGGCATCGAATCCATAACCCTGGATCGGGCCGCCGCTCACTTGAAGGACGAGATCATGCCGCGTTACGCCGCGTTGATCTACAACGGCTTCTGGTACTCCCCCGAGCGGGAAATGCTGCAGGCCCTGATCGATCACAGCCAGACTTACGTCAGCGGCGAGGTCACGGTGAAGCTCTACAAGGGATCGGCCAATGTGATCGCCCGCGTCTCAGCCCATTCGCTCTATTCGCTGGACCTTGTCACGTTCGAAGAGGGTTCGGGCACATACGACCATCACGACGCCGAAGGCTTCATCAAACTCAACGGGCTGCGCCTCAAAAACTGGGCGGCCCGCAATGGCAAAAGCCAGAGCCTGCTTGGATCGGAGCTTATGTCGACGTTCTGA
- the fhuF gene encoding siderophore-iron reductase FhuF: MDDLLARAEPALAGYLTGKLRLDAPPGDEVMDCRDLFTTSGFDSTIARLAARYPDTDRRAVVSLWSLYYFSTLTIAPVVLWRRLGLVLPLALEETSLVATPESGMAKAFVLAGTGNIVPGLPITAALAPMIEGHLRPAIDFLSGHCRLSPRLLWCNAAGYLNWIVRELDPGNDEAEGLALFAKTLPDGSDNPLHGLIKPLPNADGNAVLTQRKVCCLRYMVPGVGGCGEACPLPLGRQ; this comes from the coding sequence ATGGATGACCTGTTGGCCCGCGCCGAACCGGCGCTGGCCGGCTACCTCACGGGCAAGCTGCGCCTTGACGCCCCACCGGGCGACGAGGTGATGGACTGCCGGGACCTCTTCACCACCAGCGGCTTTGACAGCACCATCGCCCGTCTGGCCGCCCGATATCCCGACACCGATCGCCGTGCCGTGGTGTCGCTATGGTCGCTCTATTATTTCTCTACCCTCACCATCGCCCCCGTAGTCCTGTGGCGGCGGCTCGGTCTTGTCCTGCCGCTGGCGCTTGAGGAGACGTCGCTGGTCGCCACCCCGGAGTCGGGGATGGCCAAGGCCTTTGTCCTTGCCGGCACCGGCAACATCGTCCCGGGGCTTCCGATCACCGCGGCGCTCGCCCCGATGATCGAGGGTCACCTCCGACCGGCCATCGACTTCCTGAGCGGACACTGCCGCCTGTCGCCGCGCCTCCTATGGTGCAACGCCGCCGGCTACCTCAATTGGATCGTCCGCGAACTCGACCCCGGCAACGACGAGGCCGAGGGCCTGGCGCTGTTTGCCAAAACGCTTCCCGACGGTTCGGACAATCCCTTGCACGGGCTGATCAAGCCCCTGCCGAACGCCGACGGCAACGCCGTGCTGACGCAGCGCAAGGTCTGCTGCCTGCGTTACATGGTGCCGGGCGTCGGCGGCTGTGGCGAGGCCTGCCCGCTACCGCTGGGCCGGCAATAG
- a CDS encoding Lrp/AsnC family transcriptional regulator translates to MSVILDGIDRHILRVLQREGRISNIDLAKEVGLSASPCLRRVRLLEEAGIIDRYVAVLDPTKVGAGLTVFARVWFKTQDAEVTLQFAEAIRRFPEVMECYLTTGECDAVLRIVTADLHSYWRFQADHLTRIPSVLNVKTDVPMETLKRSFELPLAP, encoded by the coding sequence GTGTCTGTGATTTTGGATGGGATTGATCGACATATCCTGAGGGTCCTTCAGCGGGAAGGGCGCATTTCCAATATCGATTTGGCGAAAGAAGTGGGGCTCTCTGCTTCACCGTGCCTACGCCGTGTCCGGCTGCTGGAAGAGGCGGGTATCATTGACCGCTACGTTGCCGTTCTCGATCCGACAAAGGTGGGCGCGGGGCTGACGGTATTTGCCCGCGTCTGGTTCAAGACGCAGGATGCCGAGGTTACTCTGCAATTCGCCGAAGCCATCAGGCGGTTCCCGGAAGTCATGGAGTGCTACCTGACGACAGGAGAGTGTGATGCCGTGCTGCGCATCGTCACCGCCGATCTTCATAGCTATTGGCGCTTTCAGGCCGACCACCTGACGCGGATTCCGAGCGTGCTGAACGTCAAGACGGATGTTCCCATGGAAACGCTGAAGCGCAGTTTCGAGTTGCCTTTGGCGCCGTAG